One genomic segment of Desulforamulus reducens MI-1 includes these proteins:
- a CDS encoding ABC transporter ATP-binding protein yields the protein MIKVSNLKKVYQTGAVSVEALKGVSLTIHKGEFVAVMGPSGSGKSTFMNLLGLLDTPTEGTYWLADREVSSLNKNELAMIRNQRLGFVFQTFNLIPALNALKNVELPMLYAGVKAAERRQRAQQALERVGLGGRVQHRPNELSGGQNQRVAIARALVNSPSVIMADEPTGALDTRTGEEIMAIFQELHREGTTIVLVTHEPDIAMHAERILHFKDGLLISDEKVANRIISSVEEVSQ from the coding sequence ATGATAAAGGTAAGTAATTTAAAAAAAGTTTATCAAACAGGGGCTGTTTCTGTGGAAGCACTGAAGGGCGTGTCACTGACCATTCATAAAGGTGAGTTTGTGGCAGTAATGGGGCCATCGGGTTCAGGAAAATCCACCTTTATGAATCTGCTAGGTTTGTTGGATACTCCCACCGAGGGGACCTACTGGTTGGCAGATCGTGAGGTTTCATCCTTAAACAAAAATGAATTAGCCATGATTCGTAACCAAAGGTTAGGCTTTGTATTTCAAACTTTTAATTTAATTCCAGCCCTTAACGCTTTAAAAAATGTAGAATTACCGATGCTCTATGCCGGTGTTAAAGCCGCTGAACGACGGCAGAGGGCACAACAAGCCTTGGAAAGAGTTGGATTGGGGGGACGAGTACAGCACCGCCCCAATGAACTATCCGGGGGACAGAACCAAAGGGTAGCCATCGCCAGGGCCTTGGTAAACTCTCCGTCAGTCATTATGGCCGATGAGCCCACTGGTGCCCTGGATACACGGACCGGGGAAGAAATTATGGCTATCTTCCAGGAACTTCACAGGGAGGGGACAACCATCGTACTGGTGACCCACGAACCAGATATAGCAATGCACGCGGAGCGGATTTTACATTTTAAAGATGGCCTTTTAATCAGTGATGAAA
- a CDS encoding efflux RND transporter periplasmic adaptor subunit gives MENAGEASKFQKIKARFKGWPRWLKWLLGIIFLLGLGLLFFYNRSNNDDMVVQTTKVEMKSIEQSVMSTGKLESAEKQEFFTPVDSTLMEISVKVGDRLKKGQVLGRLDTQELGRLYQQAVAKLAGLEAQLARAKATDDQLTLEYNTASYEKAKNQLDRMTELHRGGAVAKTELEQAKVDFAKAEADYKEALMKVQQGASAKEIASLQSQVDLCKQEVSQAKERLDLATFICKEDGVVLFVGAEKGTRVLEGTRLLAVGSDSKLEVIANVNEIDAGTLKVGQPVAISCTSLPGKKFSGEVTRVAGVAVKEDSTSGNSNTIVPVTIQVEGDTLGLKPGYTVDVSIITLEAKKLLTVPFEAIITQNGEKLVYVVQGGIAKKRKIKTEKGNELYDIVISGLKEGEKIILNPSPALQDGQRVATGEANDKGK, from the coding sequence GTGGAAAATGCTGGGGAAGCAAGTAAGTTTCAAAAAATTAAAGCACGGTTTAAGGGTTGGCCGCGTTGGCTGAAATGGTTGCTAGGAATTATTTTCCTTTTAGGTCTGGGCCTGTTATTTTTCTATAATCGTAGCAACAACGATGACATGGTTGTACAAACCACTAAGGTAGAGATGAAAAGCATTGAACAAAGTGTAATGTCAACGGGTAAACTGGAGTCGGCAGAAAAACAAGAATTTTTTACACCAGTGGACAGTACATTAATGGAAATATCTGTTAAAGTTGGTGATAGGCTAAAAAAGGGGCAGGTTTTGGGACGGCTGGATACTCAGGAGTTAGGACGCCTTTACCAACAGGCAGTGGCGAAACTGGCTGGTTTAGAAGCCCAACTGGCTCGGGCTAAGGCCACCGATGATCAATTAACCCTGGAATATAATACGGCTTCTTATGAGAAAGCCAAGAATCAGCTAGATCGCATGACGGAGCTGCATCGGGGCGGTGCAGTGGCAAAAACCGAATTGGAACAGGCGAAGGTGGATTTTGCTAAGGCCGAAGCTGATTATAAAGAAGCCTTAATGAAGGTCCAACAAGGGGCATCTGCCAAGGAGATTGCTTCTCTGCAATCACAGGTAGACTTATGCAAGCAGGAAGTTTCCCAGGCTAAGGAACGTTTGGACTTGGCAACCTTTATTTGTAAAGAAGACGGAGTTGTTCTCTTTGTGGGGGCCGAGAAGGGAACCCGTGTTTTAGAAGGTACTCGCCTGCTGGCGGTTGGCAGTGACAGTAAACTGGAGGTTATTGCCAATGTGAATGAAATTGATGCCGGAACCCTGAAGGTGGGACAACCGGTTGCCATTTCCTGCACTTCCCTGCCGGGTAAGAAATTTAGCGGTGAGGTAACCCGTGTGGCCGGTGTGGCTGTAAAGGAGGACAGTACCAGTGGTAACAGCAATACCATTGTACCGGTAACCATTCAAGTAGAGGGGGATACCCTCGGCCTAAAGCCAGGTTATACCGTGGATGTTAGCATTATTACATTGGAGGCGAAAAAACTCTTAACTGTACCCTTTGAGGCCATTATCACGCAAAATGGTGAAAAGCTGGTCTATGTGGTGCAAGGAGGTATTGCCAAAAAGCGGAAAATTAAAACCGAGAAGGGAAATGAGTTGTACGATATAGTTATCAGCGGCTTAAAAGAAGGGGAAAAGATTATTTTAAATCCATCACCGGCCTTACAGGATGGTCAAAGGGTTGCAACAGGAGAGGCAAATGATAAAGGTAAGTAA
- a CDS encoding DVU0298 family protein has translation MSIKEEINQLLKEMRYEELVARTLENQGTLRYLFRLLYHPFGLERWRAIAGLGYITEAMLQNSQGDVREIIRRLLWSMNDESGTTSWSAPEAIGEIIYHNPNEFAEFVPIVVNASEEEIFHRGIVWTLGRVGSKEPGLVREFMPLLINFLSHPKPEVRGHAARSLGQMGSEAKGALLFLGGLLKDNNEIEVYESNQIINIKIRDLAQRAMKYILSTA, from the coding sequence ATGTCCATAAAAGAAGAAATCAATCAATTGTTAAAGGAAATGCGTTATGAAGAATTGGTGGCCAGAACCCTTGAAAATCAGGGTACATTAAGATATTTATTTAGGTTGCTATATCATCCCTTTGGCTTAGAGAGATGGCGGGCCATTGCAGGGCTAGGCTATATCACAGAAGCAATGCTGCAGAACAGCCAAGGGGATGTGCGGGAGATTATCCGCCGCTTGCTGTGGTCCATGAACGATGAATCAGGCACAACAAGCTGGAGTGCTCCGGAGGCCATCGGGGAGATTATTTACCATAACCCAAATGAGTTCGCGGAATTTGTCCCCATTGTGGTAAATGCTTCTGAAGAGGAAATATTTCATCGGGGTATAGTCTGGACTTTAGGAAGGGTCGGCTCCAAGGAACCAGGGTTGGTTAGAGAATTTATGCCCTTATTGATAAATTTTCTTTCACATCCGAAACCCGAAGTACGAGGCCATGCAGCTCGCTCCCTGGGTCAAATGGGGTCTGAGGCCAAAGGAGCTTTGTTATTCTTGGGAGGTTTGTTAAAGGATAATAATGAAATTGAAGTATATGAGTCGAATCAAATTATAAACATTAAGATTAGAGATTTAGCCCAAAGAGCCATGAAGTATATCTTATCCACAGCTTAA
- the speE gene encoding polyamine aminopropyltransferase: MLDFWFTEHHTDNYKVSWRMDKILHFEKSPFQEIAVVESPELGRALLLDNIVQTTTKFEFIYHETIVHIPLMIHPEPKRVMVVGGGDGGAVKEILKHPSVETVDLIEIDERVIEVSKKWLPEISHALRSDKVNIMTIDGLKHMKQCSSQYDIIIVDCTDPSGPSMDLFSKDFYRDVYNALKDDGVFVSQTGSPSFSTHFKQAVQNIMEVFPLAKPYLTCEPTYIAGFWSFTVGSKKYQLDNINPERMFNIETKYYTPDIHKAAFVLPKYIEQLLK, from the coding sequence ATGTTAGACTTCTGGTTCACCGAACATCACACCGATAACTATAAGGTATCCTGGCGGATGGATAAAATTCTACATTTCGAAAAATCTCCCTTTCAAGAAATTGCAGTTGTGGAATCTCCGGAATTGGGACGTGCCTTATTGTTGGATAACATTGTCCAAACCACCACCAAGTTCGAGTTTATTTACCACGAGACCATTGTACACATACCGTTAATGATCCACCCTGAACCCAAAAGGGTTATGGTGGTGGGAGGCGGAGACGGTGGCGCAGTTAAAGAAATTTTAAAACACCCCTCTGTTGAAACCGTTGATTTAATTGAAATTGATGAACGGGTAATTGAAGTAAGTAAAAAATGGCTGCCGGAGATAAGCCACGCCTTACGCTCTGATAAAGTTAACATTATGACCATTGATGGCCTTAAACACATGAAACAATGTTCTTCCCAGTATGACATTATTATTGTGGACTGTACGGACCCCAGTGGCCCTTCCATGGATTTGTTTTCTAAGGACTTCTACAGGGATGTTTACAATGCCCTTAAGGACGATGGTGTATTTGTTTCCCAAACCGGTTCACCTTCCTTTAGTACTCATTTTAAACAGGCCGTGCAAAACATTATGGAAGTGTTTCCACTGGCAAAACCTTATCTGACCTGCGAACCCACCTATATTGCCGGGTTTTGGAGTTTCACGGTTGGTTCTAAAAAATATCAATTGGACAATATTAATCCAGAACGGATGTTTAATATAGAGACAAAATATTACACCCCTGACATTCACAAAGCAGCCTTTGTTTTACCTAAATACATTGAACAACTCCTCAAATAA